The Deltaproteobacteria bacterium genome includes a region encoding these proteins:
- a CDS encoding glutathione S-transferase family protein has translation MLKLHYHPLSTYSRRVRIACLEKGIEVELVELDMAKGAHRGPDYLRKNPYGRVPTLEDDGFVLYESTAILEYLEATHPTPPLVPADARGCALVAMHMKLCDIQLARQTGIIIFPKRFLPRERWDEAAMAQAKKEIEKHLAIVEQQLAGREWMVGGRYSLVEVCYAPFVEFFPLMEITPPPAVAAWAARMLGRPSARETKPAA, from the coding sequence ATGCTGAAGCTCCACTACCACCCCCTCTCGACCTACTCGCGCCGCGTGCGCATCGCCTGCCTGGAGAAGGGGATCGAGGTCGAGCTCGTCGAGCTCGACATGGCGAAGGGCGCGCACCGCGGCCCGGACTACCTCCGGAAGAACCCCTACGGCCGCGTACCGACGCTCGAGGACGACGGCTTCGTCCTCTACGAGTCGACGGCGATCCTCGAGTACCTCGAGGCGACGCACCCCACCCCCCCGCTCGTGCCCGCCGACGCGCGCGGCTGCGCGCTCGTCGCCATGCACATGAAGCTCTGCGACATCCAGCTGGCGCGCCAGACCGGCATCATCATCTTCCCGAAGCGCTTCCTGCCCCGGGAGCGCTGGGACGAGGCGGCCATGGCGCAGGCGAAGAAGGAGATCGAGAAGCATCTCGCGATCGTGGAGCAGCAGCTCGCGGGCAGGGAGTGGATGGTGGGCGGCCGCTACTCGCTGGTCGAGGTCTGCTACGCGCCCTTCGTCGAGTTCTTCCCGCTGATGGAGATCACGCCGCCGCCCGCGGTGGCGGCCTGGGCGGCCCGCATGCTCGGGCGCCCGAGCGCGCGGGAGACGAAGCCGGCGGCGTGA
- a CDS encoding zinc-binding dehydrogenase, protein MRAVWITRTGPPEVLEVRDGPDPVAGPGQALVRVRASGVNFADVMARLGLYPDAPPRPCVVGYEVAGTVERLGPGADGALATGQRVIALTRFGGYAEAVAVPAAQLFPMPARMSFEEGAAIPVNYLTAVLMLRHFGNVKRGERVLVHAAAGGVGMAAIQLCRIAGAEVIGTASAAKHAQLREAGVAHAIDYRTQDFAAEVRRVTGGRGVDIVLDATGAFRQSYRSLAPLGRLVCFGLSGAATGMGPSRLAALKRLATLPWFHPIRLMNDNKAVIGVNLGHLWDRVELLRGEMLSLLADYEAGRIQPVVGKTFPLVEAAAAHRFIQERRNVGKVILTC, encoded by the coding sequence ATGCGCGCGGTCTGGATCACGCGTACCGGGCCGCCCGAGGTGCTCGAGGTCCGCGACGGCCCGGACCCGGTCGCCGGGCCCGGCCAGGCGCTCGTCCGGGTGCGCGCGAGCGGCGTCAACTTCGCCGACGTGATGGCGCGCCTCGGTCTCTACCCCGATGCGCCGCCCCGCCCGTGCGTGGTGGGCTACGAGGTGGCGGGCACGGTCGAGCGCCTCGGTCCCGGCGCCGACGGCGCCCTCGCCACGGGCCAGCGCGTCATCGCGCTCACCCGCTTCGGCGGCTACGCCGAGGCGGTCGCGGTGCCCGCGGCGCAGCTCTTCCCGATGCCGGCGCGGATGAGCTTCGAGGAGGGCGCGGCGATCCCGGTCAACTACCTCACAGCCGTCCTAATGCTGCGCCACTTCGGCAACGTGAAGCGCGGCGAGCGCGTGCTCGTACACGCCGCGGCGGGCGGCGTCGGCATGGCGGCGATCCAGCTCTGCCGGATCGCGGGCGCCGAGGTGATCGGCACCGCCTCGGCGGCGAAGCACGCCCAGCTCCGCGAGGCGGGCGTCGCGCACGCGATCGACTACCGCACGCAGGACTTCGCGGCCGAGGTGCGGCGGGTGACGGGTGGCCGCGGCGTCGACATCGTGCTGGATGCGACCGGCGCCTTCCGCCAGAGCTACCGCTCGCTCGCCCCGCTCGGCCGGCTCGTGTGCTTCGGGCTCTCGGGCGCGGCGACGGGCATGGGACCGAGCCGGCTCGCAGCCCTGAAGCGCCTCGCCACGCTGCCCTGGTTCCACCCGATCCGCCTCATGAACGACAACAAGGCGGTGATCGGCGTGAACCTCGGCCACCTCTGGGACCGGGTCGAGCTACTGCGCGGCGAGATGCTCTCGCTCCTCGCCGACTACGAGGCGGGGCGCATCCAGCCGGTGGTCGGGAAGACGTTCCCGCTCGTGGAAGCGGCCGCCGCGCACCGCTTCATCCAGGAGCGCCGAAACGTCGGAAAGGTGATCCTCACATGCTGA
- a CDS encoding PTS sugar transporter subunit IIA — MQSGDVAGCLAWLALVGGYVDAVRRLGRVAKEPPAPARGGRRPLKLVRPASRPLPPRPTVPRRMMTISILLTPDLVLPALPARAKAEVLDTLAAHVGRAHPHVDAHRLASALHERERQSTTALENGIAIPHVRLAGLSAPLAALARTTSAIACGAVDGRPTQLFLLLVVSAEQPAGLLRLLAKAARLLSDARCRARLLAAPSAGELLAVLREHEERAQRSLHAA; from the coding sequence ATGCAGAGCGGCGACGTCGCCGGATGCCTGGCGTGGCTCGCGCTCGTGGGCGGGTACGTGGATGCCGTCCGGCGGCTGGGTCGAGTCGCGAAGGAGCCCCCGGCCCCTGCGCGCGGCGGCCGGCGCCCGCTGAAGCTCGTCCGCCCGGCGAGCCGCCCCTTGCCGCCGCGGCCGACCGTCCCGAGGAGGATGATGACGATCTCGATCCTGCTGACCCCTGATCTCGTTCTTCCCGCGCTCCCCGCTCGGGCAAAGGCGGAGGTGCTCGACACGCTCGCCGCCCACGTCGGGCGGGCTCATCCGCACGTGGATGCCCACCGTCTGGCCAGCGCGCTCCACGAGCGCGAGCGGCAGTCGACGACCGCGTTGGAGAACGGCATCGCCATCCCACACGTGCGGCTCGCCGGGCTGTCGGCCCCGCTCGCCGCGCTCGCACGGACCACCTCCGCCATCGCCTGCGGCGCGGTGGACGGGCGGCCGACGCAGCTTTTCCTGCTCCTCGTCGTCTCCGCCGAGCAGCCGGCCGGCCTCCTCCGGCTGCTCGCGAAGGCGGCCCGGCTGCTCAGCGACGCGCGCTGTCGCGCGCGGCTCCTCGCAGCGCCGTCGGCCGGCGAGCTGCTCGCCGTGCTGCGCGAGCACGAGGAGCGCGCCCAGCGCAGCCTGCACGCCGCCTGA
- a CDS encoding APC family permease, producing MLVFISFWRAAAIVLCDMASTVYYIGGIVEQAIGKAAPWYIGAVMLFAYAVRGIYIESCAMFVRGGVYRVVKEAMGGTLAKLSVSALMFDYVLTGPISGVSAGQYIVGLGNELLHLLHLPVAIPTAAGSAAIAIAITLYFWHQNILGIEESSDKAMKIMGVTTVMVVVMIAWCGVTLWQRGATLPPFELHLSDEALGWLGGTGWEKRLGALGILIAFGHSILAMSGEESLAQVNREIAHPKVPNLIKAGLIIFVFTMLTTGLVSFFAVMIIPDDVRMSTYSDNLVGGLAMYMVGPLSV from the coding sequence ATGCTGGTCTTCATCTCCTTCTGGCGCGCCGCCGCGATCGTGCTCTGCGACATGGCGTCGACGGTGTACTACATCGGCGGCATCGTCGAGCAGGCGATCGGCAAGGCCGCGCCCTGGTACATCGGCGCGGTCATGCTGTTCGCATATGCCGTGCGCGGCATCTACATCGAATCGTGCGCCATGTTCGTGCGCGGCGGCGTCTACCGGGTCGTCAAGGAGGCGATGGGCGGGACGCTCGCCAAGCTCTCGGTTTCGGCCCTCATGTTCGACTATGTGCTGACCGGCCCGATCAGCGGCGTGTCGGCGGGCCAGTACATCGTCGGGCTCGGCAACGAGCTGCTCCACCTGCTCCATCTGCCGGTCGCGATTCCGACCGCCGCCGGCTCGGCCGCCATAGCCATCGCGATCACGCTCTACTTCTGGCACCAGAACATCCTCGGCATCGAGGAGTCGAGCGACAAAGCGATGAAGATCATGGGCGTCACCACCGTGATGGTCGTCGTCATGATCGCCTGGTGCGGCGTGACGCTCTGGCAGCGCGGGGCGACGCTGCCGCCGTTCGAGCTTCACCTGAGCGACGAGGCGCTCGGCTGGCTCGGCGGGACGGGATGGGAGAAGCGGCTCGGCGCGCTCGGCATCCTCATCGCCTTCGGCCACTCGATTCTCGCCATGAGCGGCGAGGAGTCGCTCGCGCAGGTGAACCGCGAGATCGCCCATCCCAAGGTGCCGAACCTCATCAAGGCGGGTTTGATCATCTTTGTCTTCACGATGCTCACGACGGGGCTGGTCTCGTTCTTCGCGGTGATGATCATCCCCGACGACGTGCGCATGAGCACGTACAGCGACAACCTGGTCGGCGGACTCGCCATGTACATGGTCGGCCCCCTGTCCGT